In Rhizobium lusitanum, a genomic segment contains:
- a CDS encoding sensor histidine kinase produces the protein MRELRRLYRESEAKAARLRLIVEARNILDAMDFEIAARQVLALVCSFCGASAARIEFPDDQTTEAIRYERGASQPSPGINFAVNLEGSDPKISLLLAPEIQALTPDEDQQTLKIVADQLLAALNDKRHRQEREAFTEALRSREAMLAHLVGEMISAQEKERARVAYDLHDGVAQSLVSLLFHLQAATVGQDIDAQTAQNLTSCIDLARRCVGDIRHAIADLRPAELDDLGLAAAIRAKLDSMRIDHVSFSDQLGEARLPRAVEIVLYRVAQEALANAEKHAACTHVRIELAENADGIVTLTVSDDGRGFAASDHRPERGHGVGLPAMRERLALVGGTLSIDSAPGAGTRLLAEVPTDLNRESSP, from the coding sequence GTGAGAGAACTGCGCCGGCTCTACAGGGAGTCTGAAGCGAAGGCCGCGCGCCTGCGGCTGATCGTCGAGGCGCGAAACATCCTCGACGCAATGGACTTCGAGATCGCCGCCCGACAGGTGCTTGCCCTTGTCTGTTCCTTTTGCGGCGCATCCGCCGCGCGGATAGAGTTTCCCGATGATCAGACGACTGAGGCCATTCGATACGAACGCGGTGCGTCGCAGCCATCCCCCGGGATCAATTTTGCGGTCAACCTCGAGGGAAGCGATCCCAAGATTTCTCTGTTGCTAGCGCCCGAAATACAGGCGCTGACTCCTGACGAGGACCAGCAAACGCTGAAAATCGTTGCCGACCAGCTTCTGGCGGCTCTCAACGACAAGAGGCACCGGCAGGAGCGCGAAGCTTTCACGGAGGCGCTGCGGAGCCGGGAGGCCATGCTCGCCCATCTGGTCGGTGAGATGATCAGCGCCCAGGAAAAGGAACGCGCCCGCGTCGCCTATGATCTGCATGATGGTGTTGCCCAGAGCCTCGTCAGCCTGCTTTTCCATCTTCAGGCGGCGACGGTCGGCCAGGATATAGACGCACAAACTGCGCAGAATCTGACCAGCTGCATCGATCTTGCCCGCCGCTGCGTCGGCGATATCAGGCATGCCATCGCCGATCTCAGGCCGGCCGAGCTCGACGATCTCGGTCTTGCCGCGGCGATCCGGGCGAAGCTGGATTCGATGCGGATCGATCACGTCTCCTTCTCGGATCAGCTCGGTGAGGCACGGCTTCCGCGTGCCGTCGAGATCGTCCTTTATCGCGTTGCCCAGGAGGCGCTCGCCAATGCCGAAAAGCATGCGGCCTGCACGCATGTCCGCATTGAGCTTGCTGAAAACGCGGACGGGATCGTCACGCTGACGGTATCCGACGATGGGCGCGGCTTTGCTGCTAGTGATCATCGGCCGGAGAGGGGACATGGGGTCGGCCTGCCGGCGATGCGCGAGCGCCTGGCGCTGGTCGGCGGAACTCTGTCGATCGACAGCGCGCCTGGCGCTGGAACCCGCCTGCTGGCGGAAGTGCCGACCGATTTGAACCGGGAATCCTCTCCATGA
- a CDS encoding SgcJ/EcaC family oxidoreductase, translating to MYKFVMVAAVATVLAGQAMAAECTPITEKQVEGLFDRWNTSLATLDPDKVVENYAPDAVLLPTLSNKPRLTQEERRAYFVDFLKKKPQGKIDTRTIKIGCDKVIDTGTYTFTLADGTKVPARFTFSYKFEHGKWLITSHHSSAIPETHS from the coding sequence ATGTATAAGTTTGTCATGGTCGCCGCCGTCGCTACTGTCCTGGCTGGCCAGGCAATGGCCGCCGAATGCACGCCGATCACCGAAAAGCAGGTGGAAGGCCTCTTCGACCGCTGGAACACGTCGCTCGCAACGCTTGACCCTGACAAGGTTGTTGAGAACTACGCCCCCGACGCGGTTCTCCTGCCGACGCTCTCCAACAAGCCGCGCCTCACCCAGGAAGAGCGCAGGGCCTATTTCGTGGACTTTCTGAAGAAGAAGCCGCAGGGCAAGATCGATACCCGCACGATCAAGATCGGCTGCGACAAGGTGATCGATACCGGCACCTATACCTTCACGCTTGCCGACGGCACGAAGGTACCGGCCCGCTTTACCTTCAGCTACAAGTTCGAACATGGAAAGTGGCTGATCACGTCGCACCACTCCTCGGCAATCCCGGAAACCCATAGCTAA
- a CDS encoding ABC transporter permease yields MASYPIFVLKRFGQFLLVVFLGISATFFITHMTPIDPVEQSIGAIQQMGQSDPRAVDLMRQSLRELYGMEGSLWQQYVHFWTRLATGDLGPSLSAFPTPVSTIILRSLPWTIGLMTVATLFTFILGNTIGALAGYYRKSMVLKAVSLVFIAMQPIPYYILAFVLIILFGYLWPILPINGGYEMNTNLQLSFSLVLDILRHSILPALSLILVGTGGWLIGMRALVSNIITEDYVTFAELGGVPKNRILRSYIARNAMVPQFTGLAMSLGAVFNGTIITEIVFGYPGIGNLLISAVHAGDYSLVLGLSALSITGVAAAVFIIDILGPLIDPRIRVE; encoded by the coding sequence ATGGCGTCCTATCCCATTTTCGTATTGAAACGATTTGGCCAGTTCCTGCTCGTTGTCTTTCTCGGCATCTCCGCGACCTTCTTCATCACGCATATGACGCCGATCGATCCCGTCGAGCAGAGTATCGGCGCGATCCAGCAGATGGGGCAGTCCGATCCCCGCGCCGTCGACCTCATGCGCCAGTCGCTTCGCGAGCTCTACGGCATGGAGGGCTCGCTCTGGCAGCAATATGTGCATTTCTGGACGCGTCTTGCGACTGGCGATCTCGGACCGTCTCTCTCCGCCTTTCCGACACCGGTCTCGACCATCATTCTGCGGTCGCTTCCATGGACCATCGGCCTGATGACGGTTGCGACGCTGTTCACCTTCATCCTGGGCAACACGATCGGCGCGCTTGCCGGCTACTATCGCAAGAGCATGGTGCTGAAAGCTGTCAGCCTCGTCTTCATCGCGATGCAGCCGATCCCCTATTACATTCTCGCCTTCGTGCTGATCATCCTGTTCGGCTATCTCTGGCCGATCCTGCCGATCAACGGCGGCTACGAGATGAACACCAATCTGCAACTATCCTTCTCGCTGGTGCTCGACATCCTCAGGCATTCCATCCTGCCGGCGCTGTCGCTGATCCTCGTCGGCACGGGCGGCTGGTTGATCGGCATGCGGGCGCTGGTCTCCAACATCATCACGGAGGACTATGTGACCTTCGCCGAACTTGGCGGCGTGCCGAAGAACCGCATTCTACGATCCTACATAGCGCGCAACGCCATGGTGCCGCAGTTCACCGGGCTCGCCATGTCGCTGGGAGCGGTCTTCAACGGTACGATCATCACGGAGATCGTCTTCGGCTATCCCGGCATCGGCAACCTGCTGATTTCGGCGGTGCATGCCGGCGATTACAGCCTCGTGCTGGGGCTGAGCGCACTGTCCATCACCGGCGTCGCCGCCGCCGTGTTCATCATCGATATTCTGGGTCCGCTGATCGACCCGCGCATCAGGGTGGAGTAG
- a CDS encoding ABC transporter permease, which yields MFTIVRDLARQNAEFLCGLLLFAVIVALIVLSYFSPYGPSDIYVLPPDMPPDGDYWLGTTSRGQDVFWQLTTALRNTLYFGIGVAFLSRIISLVVGLVAGYLGGVVDRVLMAINDSIMVIPQFPLLILFYFVLKDGMTWTVLIVVMASLGWSYDARLIRSVAISLKSRPFTTQSVYSGMSMYKILVQEHLPYVLPIVFATTMNNMIWSIGMEITLSVLGFTDIETPTMGMMIYWANAHSALIAGVWWWVAAPVAAIVVLFTALFLLSMSMNEYNDPRSRLNRMGG from the coding sequence ATGTTCACGATCGTTCGCGACCTCGCTCGCCAGAATGCGGAGTTCCTTTGCGGCCTGCTGCTGTTCGCAGTGATCGTCGCGCTTATAGTCCTATCCTATTTTTCGCCCTACGGTCCCTCGGACATCTATGTCCTGCCGCCTGATATGCCGCCTGACGGCGATTACTGGCTCGGCACGACCTCGCGTGGCCAGGATGTCTTCTGGCAGCTCACAACCGCTCTCAGGAACACGCTTTATTTCGGCATCGGCGTGGCGTTCTTGTCGCGCATCATCTCACTGGTGGTCGGTCTCGTCGCGGGTTACCTCGGCGGTGTGGTCGACCGGGTGCTGATGGCGATCAACGACAGCATCATGGTCATTCCGCAGTTCCCGCTGTTGATCCTGTTCTACTTCGTGCTCAAGGACGGAATGACCTGGACCGTGCTCATCGTGGTGATGGCCTCGCTCGGCTGGTCCTACGATGCGCGCCTGATCCGCTCGGTGGCGATCAGCCTCAAGAGCCGGCCGTTCACGACCCAGAGCGTCTATTCCGGCATGAGCATGTACAAGATCCTCGTTCAGGAACATCTGCCCTATGTCCTGCCGATCGTCTTCGCCACGACGATGAACAACATGATCTGGTCGATCGGCATGGAAATCACGCTGTCGGTGCTCGGTTTCACGGATATCGAAACCCCGACCATGGGCATGATGATCTACTGGGCGAATGCCCATTCGGCGCTGATCGCTGGGGTATGGTGGTGGGTCGCGGCACCGGTCGCAGCCATCGTCGTGCTGTTCACGGCGCTCTTCCTGCTGTCGATGTCGATGAACGAATACAACGATCCGCGCAGTCGACTGAACCGGATGGGGGGCTAA
- a CDS encoding response regulator — protein MKTASIVIADDHDLARSGIAAVLATSENLDIVGQAKNGLEAVELCDRLRPDLILLDIRMTPLDGLGAAAEIRKIAPDTKIVMLTMHESIDYLSAAIKVGASGYLLKDVSRDGLLRTIDIVLEGQAFFDADLMRKLLARIDRESPAETVIERLTNREREILCSLTTGETNKGIARALSISPGTVKVHVERILSKLGVNDRTQAAVLAIQAGLLRKDEL, from the coding sequence ATGAAGACTGCATCGATCGTTATTGCCGACGACCATGATCTCGCGCGCTCGGGGATTGCCGCTGTCCTTGCGACGTCGGAGAACCTGGACATTGTCGGCCAGGCAAAGAACGGGCTGGAGGCGGTCGAACTGTGCGATCGCTTGCGCCCCGACCTTATTCTCCTCGATATCCGCATGACGCCGCTCGATGGTCTCGGAGCTGCCGCGGAAATCCGGAAAATCGCTCCGGATACCAAGATCGTCATGCTCACCATGCATGAGAGCATCGATTATCTCAGTGCGGCGATCAAGGTTGGAGCGAGCGGCTATCTCCTCAAGGATGTCAGCCGCGACGGGCTGCTGCGCACCATAGACATCGTGCTGGAAGGGCAGGCCTTTTTCGACGCGGATCTGATGCGCAAGCTGCTGGCGCGCATAGATCGTGAATCGCCGGCGGAGACGGTCATTGAGAGACTGACCAACCGGGAGCGCGAAATTCTCTGTAGTCTGACCACTGGCGAAACCAACAAGGGCATCGCGCGAGCATTGTCGATTTCGCCGGGGACGGTGAAAGTGCATGTCGAGCGCATCCTGAGCAAGCTCGGGGTCAATGATCGCACGCAGGCAGCGGTTT
- a CDS encoding ABC transporter ATP-binding protein, with product MDAVVEVKNLKAYYKAFLYGVDREVRAVDDISLTIGRGEIYGVAGESSSGKTTLIKTIAGAIRPPLRVVEGSVTFHFNGGTQDIYGMTAEARAALRWRHLSYIMQGSMNVLNPVRRIRHSFTDFAFRHMKVDRSAFFERVASHLQRLKLDPQLLDAYPHELSGGMRQRMTIALATILTPEFIIADEPTTALDVIVQRDVLTMIREIQRDMGSSFLFVTHDMGVHAAVSDRIGIVYAGRLVEEAPTRKLFHLPLHPYTQHLVASLPRIGDASSRPSLEGRPPNLAMPPEGCRFHPRCPKRMDICSREVPPMVNVEPDRRVACFAVTGERI from the coding sequence ATGGACGCTGTGGTCGAGGTCAAGAACCTAAAAGCCTACTACAAAGCCTTCCTCTACGGCGTCGATCGCGAGGTGCGCGCCGTCGACGATATCAGCCTGACGATCGGCCGCGGGGAGATCTATGGCGTCGCAGGGGAATCGAGCAGCGGCAAGACGACGCTCATCAAGACCATTGCCGGTGCCATCCGTCCGCCGTTGAGGGTTGTCGAGGGCAGCGTCACCTTTCACTTCAACGGCGGCACGCAGGATATCTATGGCATGACTGCGGAGGCACGGGCGGCTCTGAGGTGGCGGCATCTGTCCTACATCATGCAGGGCTCGATGAACGTGCTCAATCCTGTGCGACGCATTCGCCACTCTTTCACGGATTTTGCCTTTCGCCATATGAAGGTAGACAGATCCGCCTTCTTCGAACGGGTCGCCAGCCATCTGCAGCGGCTGAAGCTCGATCCCCAGCTTCTCGATGCCTATCCCCACGAATTGTCCGGCGGCATGCGCCAGCGCATGACGATCGCACTTGCCACGATCCTGACACCGGAATTCATCATCGCCGATGAACCGACGACGGCTCTCGATGTCATCGTGCAGCGCGACGTCTTGACGATGATCCGCGAGATCCAGCGCGATATGGGCTCCTCCTTCCTGTTCGTCACCCATGACATGGGCGTCCACGCCGCCGTCTCCGACCGTATCGGCATCGTCTATGCCGGCCGCCTAGTCGAGGAGGCGCCGACCCGCAAGCTCTTCCATCTGCCGCTGCACCCCTACACGCAGCATCTGGTCGCAAGCCTTCCGCGGATCGGCGACGCAAGTTCCCGACCCTCGCTGGAGGGGCGGCCGCCCAATCTCGCCATGCCGCCGGAAGGCTGTCGTTTTCATCCGAGATGTCCGAAGCGCATGGATATTTGCAGCCGCGAGGTGCCGCCGATGGTCAATGTCGAGCCGGACCGGCGCGTGGCCTGCTTTGCAGTGACGGGAGAACGGATTTGA
- a CDS encoding ABC transporter substrate-binding protein — protein sequence MQKWKKLAFGVALATFGLVGAATAQEYTTLPRKETLIVENPEGTIKNPGWFNIWVNGGGGVSTGLQQLTMDTLWYIDPEQGLGGSAWDNSLAADKPQYNDDFTQMTVKLRKGLYWSDGVEFTADDVVYTVKTQIDHPGMNWSAAFSVQVASVEATDPYTVVFKLKKPNSRFHAIFTVRWNGAWIMPKHVFEKVADPVRYDFANPVSLGAYKLKTFDPQGKWYTWEKRDDWQRTSLARLGEPGPKYVTYVDPGPPDKRTIAQLEHNLDIIHDNTPEGMFTLKDKSKTVESWFPGFPFAHPDPTLPAVIFNTQDPLFSNADVRWALALLIDIKAVDMASYRGTATLSALGVPPTAIAMKDYQAPLQDWLKDFEVDTGKRKIKPYDPTIGQQVADMLRKQPKYKDQIPTDPAAISTAFGYGWWKPDPQAATELLEKAGFKKVGGKWMTPDGQPFKIRLTVEGDTRSVFTRAGTLIAQQWAAFGIDSKAAPSSAVWQGLATGDFQCAIAWSVETWGGDPDLSFFLESWHSDFVAKKGENQSARNWQRWSNPELDKIIESIRRVSADDPKGIELGKDYLKLVAREMPTIPLMSYNVFTSMDTTYWKGYPTIADPYTDPVPNWANSRLMMVKLKPAQP from the coding sequence ATGCAGAAGTGGAAGAAGCTTGCTTTCGGTGTCGCGCTGGCCACGTTCGGCCTGGTCGGGGCAGCCACGGCACAGGAATATACGACCTTGCCACGCAAGGAGACGCTGATCGTCGAGAACCCGGAGGGGACGATCAAGAATCCCGGCTGGTTCAATATCTGGGTCAATGGCGGCGGCGGTGTTTCGACCGGCCTGCAGCAATTGACGATGGATACGCTTTGGTACATCGACCCGGAACAGGGGCTCGGTGGTTCGGCCTGGGACAATTCGCTCGCCGCCGACAAGCCGCAATATAATGACGACTTCACCCAGATGACGGTCAAGCTGCGCAAGGGGCTCTATTGGAGCGACGGCGTCGAGTTCACCGCCGATGACGTGGTCTATACGGTCAAGACCCAGATAGATCATCCGGGTATGAACTGGAGCGCTGCCTTTTCCGTGCAGGTCGCCAGCGTCGAGGCAACGGACCCCTATACCGTCGTCTTCAAGCTCAAAAAGCCGAATTCGCGGTTCCATGCCATCTTCACCGTGCGGTGGAACGGCGCCTGGATCATGCCGAAACATGTCTTCGAAAAAGTTGCCGATCCGGTTCGTTACGATTTCGCCAATCCGGTGTCGCTCGGCGCTTATAAGCTGAAAACCTTTGATCCGCAGGGCAAGTGGTACACTTGGGAAAAGCGCGACGACTGGCAGCGCACCTCGCTGGCCCGCCTAGGCGAGCCGGGGCCGAAATATGTCACTTACGTCGATCCAGGCCCGCCGGATAAACGCACGATCGCCCAGCTGGAGCACAATCTCGATATCATTCACGATAACACGCCCGAGGGCATGTTTACGCTGAAGGATAAATCCAAGACCGTTGAAAGCTGGTTCCCGGGCTTCCCCTTCGCCCATCCAGATCCGACGCTGCCGGCGGTAATCTTCAACACGCAGGATCCGCTGTTTAGTAACGCCGATGTCCGCTGGGCGCTGGCGCTGCTCATCGATATCAAGGCAGTCGACATGGCGAGCTATCGCGGTACCGCCACGCTTTCGGCGCTTGGCGTTCCGCCGACGGCGATTGCCATGAAGGATTATCAGGCGCCGTTGCAGGATTGGCTCAAGGACTTTGAAGTCGATACCGGCAAGCGCAAGATCAAGCCCTATGATCCGACGATCGGCCAGCAGGTCGCCGACATGCTGCGCAAGCAGCCGAAATACAAGGATCAGATTCCGACCGATCCGGCGGCCATCAGTACGGCCTTCGGCTATGGCTGGTGGAAACCCGATCCACAGGCAGCCACCGAACTTCTGGAAAAGGCCGGCTTCAAGAAGGTCGGTGGCAAATGGATGACGCCGGATGGTCAGCCCTTCAAGATCCGCCTGACGGTGGAAGGCGATACGCGCTCGGTCTTCACCCGTGCGGGCACTCTGATTGCCCAGCAATGGGCAGCCTTCGGCATCGACTCTAAGGCTGCTCCGTCCTCTGCCGTCTGGCAGGGGCTGGCTACAGGCGATTTCCAATGCGCGATTGCATGGAGCGTCGAAACATGGGGTGGCGATCCGGACCTGTCGTTTTTCCTCGAGAGCTGGCATTCGGATTTCGTTGCCAAGAAGGGCGAGAACCAGTCGGCCCGCAACTGGCAGCGTTGGTCCAATCCGGAACTCGACAAGATCATCGAGAGCATCCGTCGGGTGAGTGCTGACGATCCGAAGGGCATCGAGCTTGGCAAGGACTATCTGAAGCTTGTCGCTCGCGAAATGCCGACCATTCCGCTGATGTCCTACAACGTCTTCACGTCGATGGATACCACCTACTGGAAAGGCTACCCGACGATCGCCGACCCTTATACCGATCCGGTTCCCAATTGGGCGAATTCCCGGCTGATGATGGTCAAGCTGAAGCCGGCGCAGCCATAA
- a CDS encoding ABC transporter ATP-binding protein, with translation MTDLLSLSHVTKIYRQGGLLGGRHITAVKDVSLTLGQEPEILSIVGESGSGKSTIAAMILGQTAPSEGRLDFRGSPVAVHGRVERRAFMRQVQPVLQNPFEAFNPLKRVDRYLFETARSFAPDGKRPSREEIERMADTALSHIGLSLAEVKGRFPHELSGGQLQRTAIARALIPQPRLLVADEPVSMVDASLRMAIVNLFSQLKKDLGLSIIYITHDLATAYYISDRIVIMKKGEIVEQGQARAVLDNPQHPYSQALKEAVLSTTPEI, from the coding sequence TTGACGGATCTGCTTTCGCTCTCGCACGTTACCAAGATCTACCGGCAGGGCGGTCTGCTCGGCGGGCGCCATATCACCGCCGTCAAGGACGTCAGCCTGACGCTGGGGCAGGAGCCGGAGATCCTGTCGATCGTCGGCGAATCCGGTTCGGGAAAGTCGACCATTGCGGCAATGATCCTCGGCCAGACGGCGCCGAGCGAAGGACGGCTGGATTTCCGGGGCAGCCCCGTCGCGGTTCACGGTAGGGTCGAGAGGCGCGCCTTTATGCGGCAGGTCCAGCCGGTGCTGCAAAACCCTTTCGAGGCTTTCAACCCGCTGAAGCGGGTGGATCGCTATCTTTTCGAGACGGCAAGGAGTTTCGCGCCCGACGGGAAGCGGCCAAGCCGAGAGGAAATCGAGCGTATGGCGGATACTGCGCTCTCGCATATCGGCCTGAGCTTGGCGGAGGTGAAGGGACGGTTTCCGCATGAGCTGTCCGGCGGGCAATTACAGCGCACGGCAATCGCCCGCGCACTCATACCGCAACCACGGCTTCTGGTCGCCGACGAGCCGGTCTCGATGGTCGACGCGTCGCTCCGGATGGCGATCGTCAATCTCTTCAGCCAGCTGAAGAAGGATCTGGGTCTGTCGATCATCTACATCACGCATGATCTGGCGACCGCCTATTACATCAGCGATCGCATCGTCATCATGAAGAAGGGTGAGATTGTCGAGCAAGGGCAGGCGCGAGCCGTTCTCGACAATCCGCAACATCCCTATTCGCAGGCGCTCAAGGAAGCGGTGCTTTCCACGACGCCAGAGATTTGA